ACTGCCTGGCAATTGATGGTGCTGCGGACGCCGTCGAGTTCGACTCGAACAGCATTGCAGCGGAAGACATTGCGAAGGACTCCAACTATCTAGGGACCCGCGTTCGCGTTGCCGGTCGCATGGATAACGTTCGCCTCAGTATCCAGATTGACTTTGGAGCTGGAGATGCGGTTTATCCGGGCCCGCGGATCATTGAATATCCCACGTTGCTCGATCAGCCGGCACTTAAAATTCGTGCGTACCCAATCGAAGCGGTGATCGCGGAGAAATTTCAGGCGATGGTGGAACTTGATCTCGCAAATAGCCGCGTCAAGGATTTTTATGATATTTGGGTCTATTCACGCAATGTGGATTTCGACGGTAAAATTTTAGCCAAGTCCTTCGCAGCTACATTTGGCAGACGACAAACTCCGTTGCCAACGGAACTTCCAACGGCGCTGAGGCCTATATATTTCGATGCGGATAGTCATCGCAATCAATGGCAGGCGTTTGTTCGGCGCATCGGTGAGACTGAACTGTCCGGTCGGTTTGCGGAAGTAATAGACGACATTGCAAAGTTTGCCATGCCGCCGGCGATTTCGGCTGCGCGCCTTGAGCCTTTTCAGCGGCGCTGGTTCTCTCCAGGCCCATGGGAGGTTATGGACTGATATTCGGGTGGGTTGGATCTGGCCGACGTCCTTCGCCCGACGGATCGATATGCTTTCACTTTGTTGTACAAGAGTGGTTCGCGACCGACTGCACCTGGCAGCGCAATTGCCAGTGCCCGTTAAGCCGAGCACTCGACTCGGCAATTGGTACGTGCACCTTGCCCGGTTCGGGCGTCAACAGATCGTGCTCGCAACCAGCGAGCGCTCTTTGCTGACCGTGCTTATGCCGGCTCTGGAATTGCGCAACAGTATTGAAGCTAATTTCCAGGCCGCGGTTGCCGAGTTACTGACTGCGCTCCGCGTGCCAGAGCACATAGTGAGTCGCGAGTTAGCCGCCATGCAGCCGCTGTCGTTCGCCGTTGCCTCCAATCGGCGCGTCATCGGTTCGATTAACGAGTTTGTTTGGCAGCTCGAG
This genomic interval from Pirellulales bacterium contains the following:
- a CDS encoding nucleotidyl transferase AbiEii/AbiGii toxin family protein; protein product: MTASTKNIVASVLARLRNQAQAQRVPFNQVLQFYAMERFLYRLSKSAHVDSVLLKGALLLRQAGIPRARPTMDIDFLRQGSADRHSLIALVRDCLAIDGAADAVEFDSNSIAAEDIAKDSNYLGTRVRVAGRMDNVRLSIQIDFGAGDAVYPGPRIIEYPTLLDQPALKIRAYPIEAVIAEKFQAMVELDLANSRVKDFYDIWVYSRNVDFDGKILAKSFAATFGRRQTPLPTELPTALRPIYFDADSHRNQWQAFVRRIGETELSGRFAEVIDDIAKFAMPPAISAARLEPFQRRWFSPGPWEVMD